The following proteins are encoded in a genomic region of Magnolia sinica isolate HGM2019 chromosome 1, MsV1, whole genome shotgun sequence:
- the LOC131230863 gene encoding probable F-box protein At4g22030 gives MSASFTSSLLSSSFSPLCDPERRFSAILKAPKLRKSKLSFAKTPIVNMNELYMKNGNLIQTDIQIEKRAVIDGDDDDFMDAISKLYVITEAVTDRAEMHANVAEQRNSWNNLLVNSINAITLTATTMAGLSAISTGTAPGMALKVSSTILYSAATGLLLLVNKIQPSQLAEEQRNATRLFRQLYTLIQTTLALRKPTPTDVEDAMERVLALDKAYPLPLLPGMLDKFPTTVEPARWWPSFNLRRQKLHPLPARDEKNGWSGKLEEEMRGILEILRRNDIAEYVRLSKLVLQVNKIFSVSGPLLTGLAALGTSFIGSDSRGSWAMLIGIIGGALASIVNTVQHGGQVGMVFEMYRNCGGFYRLLEESIESNLQEREPSKRDNGELFEMKMTLELGRSLQELRNLAAATSSVEEFAGKLF, from the coding sequence aTGTCAGCCTCTTTTACTTCTAGCCtattatcatcttcattttctccaCTGTGTGATCCTGAGCGTAGATTTTCTGCAATTCTAAAAGCCCCAAAACTCCGAAAGAGTAAGTTATCATTCGCAAAGACACCAATTGTAAACATGAATGAACTCTATATGAAAAATGGAAACTTGATCCAAACCGATATACAGATAGAAAAGCGGGCGGTGATCGACGGTGATGATGATGACTTCATGGATGCTATTTCCAAGCTTTATGTAATCACGGAAGCGGTCACTGATCGGGCAGAGATGCATGCAAACGTTGCAGAGCAGAGGAATAGCTGGAATAATCTCCTTGTCAACTCCATCAATGCAATCACTCTCACAGCAACGACCATGGCTGGACTCTCCGCAATATCGACAGGGACCGCCCCTGGCATGGCATTGAAGGTTTCATCCACTATCTTGTATTCCGCCGCGACTGGACTGCTGTTGTTGGTGAACAAGATCCAGCCCTCCCAACTTGCAGAAGAACAAAGGAATGCTACTCGGTTGTTCCGTCAGCTCTATACACTGATTCAAACCACTCTCGCACTCCGTAAGCCTACTCCAACAGACGTGGAAGATGCGATGGAGAGGGTGTTGGCTCTCGACAAGGCCTACCCACTTCCCTTGCTCCCAGGAATGCTCGACAAGTTCCCAACTACAGTCGAGCCTGCAAGATGGTGGCCTTCATTCAATCTAAGACGACAGAAGCTACACCCACTTCCCGCTCGAGACGAAAAGAACGGTTGGAGTGGGAAACTTGAAGAAGAAATGAGAGGCATTCTTGAAATATTGAGGAGAAATGACATCGCCGAGTATGTGAGACTGAGCAAGTTGGTATTGCAAGTCAATAAGATTTTCTCAGTATCGGGTCCTCTACTCACTGGCCTTGCTGCACTTGGGACTTCTTTTATCGGATCTGATTCTCGTGGGTCATGGGCTATGTTGATCGGCATCATTGGTGGGGCACTAGCTAGCATAGTCAACACGGTACAACACGGCGGGCAGGTGGGAATGGTATTTGAGATGTATCGGAACTGCGGCGGCTTCTACCGCCTCTTGGAAGAGTCCATTGAATCCAACTTACAGGAAAGAGAACCCAGTAAGAGAGATAATGGGGAATTGTTTGAGATGAAGATGACCTTAGAGCTTGGAAGGAGCTTACAGGAGCTTAGGAATCTCGCCGCTGCAACATCTTCGGTGGAGGAGTTTGCCGGAAAGCTCTTCTGA